From the genome of Cytobacillus luteolus, one region includes:
- a CDS encoding esterase family protein: MDIEQLTHWSGELGREMLLIRYGHSGMPIVVFPSSGGTHSEFYDFGMIDVCHDFIESGKVQFFSLTSIDSESWLHDSKPAHDRALAHEAYDRYVISEAIPFIKHKTGWFEPMMTTGCSMGAYHALNFLLRHPDVFQTTVALSGVYDVRFFSGEYGNDSLVYENSPSDYIWNQNDGWFIDRYRSADIIICTGLGDWEQDGLPSYLSLKEAFEEKQIPAWFDEWGEDVSHDWVWWRRQMPYYLGKLFS; encoded by the coding sequence ATGGATATAGAACAGTTAACCCATTGGAGTGGCGAACTAGGACGTGAAATGCTGTTGATAAGATATGGACACAGTGGCATGCCAATCGTAGTGTTTCCTTCATCTGGTGGGACGCATTCTGAATTCTATGATTTTGGAATGATTGATGTGTGTCATGATTTTATTGAATCAGGAAAAGTTCAATTTTTTTCATTGACTAGTATAGATAGCGAAAGTTGGCTACACGATTCAAAACCGGCACATGACCGTGCATTAGCTCATGAAGCATATGACCGTTATGTGATTTCAGAAGCTATACCATTTATTAAACATAAAACAGGTTGGTTTGAACCAATGATGACAACTGGGTGTAGTATGGGGGCATATCATGCGTTGAACTTTTTGTTGAGACATCCGGATGTCTTCCAAACAACCGTTGCACTTAGCGGTGTTTACGATGTACGTTTCTTTTCTGGTGAATACGGAAATGATTCCCTTGTATACGAAAATTCACCGAGTGATTATATATGGAATCAAAATGATGGTTGGTTTATTGATCGATATCGTTCAGCAGATATCATTATTTGTACCGGTCTGGGTGATTGGGAACAGGATGGGCTGCCTTCATACCTTTCATTAAAAGAAGCCTTTGAAGAAAAACAAATTCCAGCCTGGTTTGATGAGTGGGGCGAAGATGTTTCGCATGATTGGGTTTGGTGGCGACGCCAAATGCCGTATTATTTAGGAAAGTTATTTTCATAA
- a CDS encoding phytoene desaturase family protein translates to MEIGIVGAGVGGLVTALLLAKQGNSVTIFEKEAFLGGRLTSQGNERYRIDQGPTIVLLPDLLKEILQEAGIPEDELELIPCDPLYDIHFNDGTTYTKFRDLPTQLAEIERLFPGESDHFLRYLSDMSRVYRLGMKAFLSKTFKRKREFLTFENMKLLVDSKAYKDLKSFNASYFSQSKLQEAYSLQSLYIGGSPLEVPGLYGLVAYSEHAFGIWYLKGGYYSLIPVLERACKRMGITIHVEAKVERLQIEQKVCKGLVVNKEDYRFDAVVFNGDFPNLYPMINTRERKKTYKPSSGCVLVYLGVERRFSSMKAHQFYLPEHFEKNMEQVFKTKQLPDDPSFYIFNPVVLDEKAAPPGESVLYFLIPVPSGDDIDWETEAPALVEKVMQKAEKRHFSGLRESIRWMEIRTPNDAIKDGLFQGGSFGIAPTLFQSGGFRPQLSPYNIERLYSVGASVHPGGGVPIVLQGARILSELIKKELGA, encoded by the coding sequence ATGGAAATAGGAATTGTAGGAGCAGGAGTGGGTGGACTTGTAACGGCACTATTGCTTGCTAAACAAGGAAACTCTGTCACCATTTTTGAAAAGGAAGCTTTCTTGGGAGGTAGACTAACGTCTCAAGGAAATGAACGGTATCGAATTGATCAAGGACCAACCATTGTCCTTTTGCCAGATTTATTGAAGGAAATCCTTCAGGAGGCTGGGATACCAGAAGACGAATTGGAGCTCATTCCATGTGACCCACTTTACGATATTCATTTTAATGATGGAACTACTTATACCAAGTTTAGGGATCTGCCTACCCAACTAGCCGAAATAGAGCGACTGTTCCCAGGGGAGTCCGACCACTTTCTTCGTTATCTCTCTGACATGTCTCGTGTCTATCGTCTAGGAATGAAAGCCTTTCTAAGCAAGACCTTTAAAAGAAAACGAGAATTTCTTACCTTTGAAAATATGAAGCTATTAGTTGATTCAAAGGCCTATAAAGACCTGAAAAGTTTCAATGCTTCCTACTTTTCACAATCAAAGCTTCAAGAGGCATATTCCTTACAATCTCTATACATTGGCGGTTCTCCCCTAGAGGTACCAGGACTGTATGGATTAGTCGCCTATAGTGAGCATGCTTTTGGTATTTGGTATTTAAAGGGCGGTTATTACAGTCTAATACCAGTGTTAGAGAGAGCCTGCAAACGAATGGGAATCACGATTCATGTCGAAGCAAAGGTAGAGCGCCTTCAGATTGAACAGAAAGTGTGCAAAGGGTTAGTTGTGAACAAAGAGGATTACCGCTTTGACGCAGTCGTTTTCAATGGTGATTTCCCCAATTTATATCCAATGATTAATACGCGTGAACGGAAGAAAACCTATAAACCTTCATCAGGCTGTGTTCTAGTTTATCTAGGAGTCGAGAGACGGTTTTCATCGATGAAAGCTCATCAATTTTACTTACCTGAACATTTTGAAAAGAACATGGAGCAAGTATTTAAAACAAAACAGCTGCCTGATGATCCTTCCTTTTATATCTTTAATCCTGTGGTCTTAGATGAAAAGGCAGCACCTCCTGGAGAAAGTGTTCTTTACTTTCTCATTCCGGTACCTTCTGGAGATGACATTGATTGGGAAACGGAAGCACCTGCTCTTGTCGAAAAGGTGATGCAAAAGGCTGAAAAGAGACATTTTAGCGGGTTACGAGAATCGATCAGGTGGATGGAGATTCGTACGCCAAACGATGCCATAAAAGATGGTCTGTTTCAAGGCGGAAGCTTTGGTATTGCGCCGACTCTTTTTCAGTCAGGAGGATTTAGACCTCAACTATCTCCATACAACATTGAACGACTGTATAGTGTGGGTGCCTCTGTTCACCCTGGAGGTGGGGTTCCAATTGTGCTACAAGGGGCACGTATTTTAAGCGAATTAATTAAAAAGGAGCTGGGTGCATGA
- a CDS encoding phytoene desaturase family protein, whose product MTKRKKVAVIGAGPGGLAISMLLSAQGYEVNVYEKQSIIGGRTSKLTLGDYTFDLGPTFFMMPSILEELFQMSGRRLQDYMELQEIDPLYTLKFGELTFSPSRNKEKMIAEMEEKFPGSFSGYEKFMRVEGEKFDRVTPLLQQPFTKLTDFITRNMVRALPKLNALDTVYNRLSTYFKDERLKWAFSFQAKYLGMSPWECPGTFTILSYLEHRYGLFHPIGGVNQLCKAMATVIEEYGGKIYTETGVQRVLVERGRAVGVRLENGETVISDDVIINADFGHAVTTLFDQSDLKKYRKENVEKKKLSCSTFMLYLGVNKPLNLPHHMIVFADDYKKNVEDMTKTMKLSENPSIYVHNPSKSDPTLAPKGKSSLYVLMPVPNLTAEIDWNVEKEKVREQMLSILEQEPELQDIRSHIEVEKVISPLEWQNEVYVYKGATFNMAHSLDQMMYFRPHNQFEDVRHCFLVGGGTHPGSGLPTIFESARISANLVNKQYGMKEVYFTQVEGLQKEETPLWK is encoded by the coding sequence TTGACAAAGAGGAAAAAGGTCGCAGTGATTGGTGCAGGTCCTGGTGGGCTAGCTATTTCTATGCTTCTTTCCGCACAGGGCTATGAAGTAAATGTGTATGAAAAGCAATCAATCATTGGCGGCAGGACGTCAAAACTCACGCTAGGTGATTACACCTTTGATTTAGGTCCCACTTTCTTTATGATGCCTTCCATCCTTGAAGAATTATTTCAGATGAGTGGACGTCGTTTACAGGATTATATGGAACTACAGGAAATTGATCCGTTATATACATTGAAATTTGGAGAATTGACCTTTTCTCCATCGAGAAATAAGGAAAAGATGATAGCAGAAATGGAAGAAAAGTTCCCAGGTAGCTTCTCTGGTTATGAGAAATTTATGAGGGTAGAAGGGGAGAAGTTTGACCGCGTCACCCCATTACTTCAGCAGCCCTTTACGAAGCTGACTGATTTTATCACAAGAAATATGGTTAGAGCATTACCTAAGTTAAATGCGCTTGATACAGTGTATAACCGTTTATCTACATATTTTAAAGACGAACGACTTAAATGGGCGTTTTCCTTCCAGGCCAAATATTTGGGGATGTCCCCTTGGGAATGTCCTGGCACCTTTACCATTCTTTCCTACCTTGAGCATCGGTACGGGCTTTTCCACCCAATTGGTGGAGTAAATCAGCTGTGTAAAGCAATGGCTACTGTTATCGAAGAATATGGTGGAAAGATTTATACAGAAACCGGTGTACAAAGAGTGCTAGTTGAAAGAGGAAGAGCTGTAGGAGTTAGGTTAGAAAATGGAGAAACCGTGATTAGTGATGACGTTATAATAAATGCTGATTTTGGTCATGCAGTTACGACACTTTTTGATCAATCAGATTTGAAGAAATATCGAAAGGAAAATGTAGAAAAAAAGAAGCTATCCTGTTCTACATTTATGCTGTACTTAGGCGTGAACAAACCGCTAAATCTTCCACATCATATGATTGTATTTGCAGATGATTATAAGAAAAACGTTGAAGACATGACGAAAACGATGAAATTATCGGAGAATCCGTCCATTTATGTTCACAATCCATCTAAATCTGATCCAACCCTGGCTCCAAAAGGGAAATCATCTCTTTACGTATTAATGCCAGTGCCGAATTTAACGGCTGAAATTGATTGGAACGTTGAAAAAGAGAAGGTACGAGAGCAAATGCTATCAATCTTGGAGCAAGAGCCAGAACTACAAGATATTCGTTCTCATATTGAAGTTGAAAAAGTAATCTCTCCTCTTGAATGGCAAAACGAGGTGTATGTATACAAGGGAGCGACGTTTAATATGGCACACAGCCTCGATCAAATGATGTATTTCCGACCCCATAATCAATTTGAAGATGTTAGGCATTGTTTTTTAGTTGGAGGAGGAACCCACCCCGGTAGCGGTTTGCCAACTATTTTTGAATCAGCGCGAATTAGTGCAAACCTAGTAAACAAGCAATATGGAATGAAAGAAGTCTACTTCACACAAGTTGAGGGGTTACAAAAAGAGGAGACACCATTATGGAAATAG
- a CDS encoding erythromycin esterase family protein: protein MAELAAGAEDDYAKINFRSNELEKKSLVEKYNKVVAFLQENAVNLDETYPNKNVVEENIDIINERIHIIENVHTLDYLETTNIDNFNDYHKEFSIRDKYMAERLDFLVNEKFKDKKIILWFANMHLMKNTNNLVMIDEGLKDMFEPMPLTMGSIMSESIKKETYTIGLYMGEGETGLSTSLETIQLPVKDKEDDLEWILKQNSSDYVFLDLKEWNHDEKLYTAYYWGIYPYQLMPKEQYDGLMFIKNVSPRTLK from the coding sequence ATGGCTGAATTAGCTGCTGGAGCAGAAGACGATTATGCGAAAATTAATTTCAGAAGCAATGAGCTAGAAAAGAAATCCTTGGTTGAAAAATACAATAAAGTAGTAGCATTTTTGCAAGAAAATGCTGTAAATCTGGACGAGACATACCCGAATAAAAATGTTGTAGAGGAAAATATCGATATTATAAATGAGAGAATTCATATTATAGAAAACGTCCATACCCTTGATTACTTAGAAACAACAAACATAGATAATTTTAATGATTACCATAAGGAATTTTCAATAAGAGATAAGTACATGGCTGAACGGTTAGACTTTCTTGTTAATGAAAAGTTTAAGGATAAAAAAATAATTCTATGGTTTGCAAATATGCACTTAATGAAAAATACAAACAATCTAGTTATGATTGATGAAGGGCTTAAAGACATGTTTGAGCCGATGCCTCTAACAATGGGTTCAATTATGAGTGAATCAATCAAAAAAGAAACATATACGATTGGTTTGTATATGGGGGAAGGGGAAACAGGGTTAAGTACCAGTTTGGAAACCATCCAGTTGCCGGTAAAAGATAAGGAAGACGATTTAGAGTGGATATTGAAACAAAATAGCAGTGATTATGTTTTTCTTGATTTGAAAGAATGGAATCATGATGAAAAGCTTTATACAGCGTATTATTGGGGGATATACCCATATCAGTTAATGCCTAAGGAACAATACGATGGTCTAATGTTTATCAAGAATGTATCCCCTAGAACTCTAAAATAG
- a CDS encoding phytoene/squalene synthase family protein — protein MIQSNLILECEKMMKKGSASFYEAFRFLPSPRKEAVFVIYAFCRLIDDSIDEPENSPFTLEELENQFKHIEKAEGHFIWPSLRWLFDNFPIDKEPFLKQISGQQMDLSLTHYQSMNQLEVYCEKVAGSVGEMLLPVLHDSPTVDVQKAGIQLGKAMQIVNIIRDVGEDLNRGRRYIPDEWMARYQYTHTEFEEMTVNFRFKKMINGLMDLAWSWFEKGLTDIESYPTESAFSIKLASNYYAAIMEAVKLNEYQVYTKRAVVSDKKKKAIYLTTLQSALEGDVQSIEA, from the coding sequence ATGATTCAATCTAACCTGATACTAGAGTGTGAAAAAATGATGAAGAAAGGCTCTGCTAGTTTTTACGAGGCTTTTCGTTTTCTTCCTTCTCCAAGAAAAGAAGCAGTGTTTGTCATTTACGCATTTTGTAGATTAATAGATGACTCTATTGACGAGCCTGAAAATTCACCTTTTACACTCGAAGAACTAGAAAATCAGTTTAAACATATTGAGAAAGCAGAGGGACACTTTATTTGGCCTTCTTTAAGGTGGCTGTTTGACAACTTTCCTATTGATAAAGAGCCATTTTTAAAGCAAATATCGGGTCAACAAATGGACTTATCGTTAACACACTATCAATCAATGAATCAATTAGAAGTTTATTGTGAAAAAGTAGCTGGCTCTGTTGGAGAAATGCTTCTACCCGTTCTTCATGACTCGCCGACAGTAGATGTGCAAAAGGCAGGAATTCAGCTCGGGAAAGCAATGCAGATTGTAAACATTATTAGGGATGTCGGAGAGGACTTAAATAGAGGCCGCCGATATATTCCGGATGAATGGATGGCTAGATATCAATATACCCATACTGAATTTGAAGAGATGACGGTCAATTTTAGGTTTAAGAAAATGATCAATGGACTGATGGACCTTGCGTGGAGTTGGTTTGAAAAAGGATTGACAGACATTGAATCCTACCCAACTGAAAGTGCTTTTTCAATTAAACTGGCATCCAACTATTATGCTGCCATTATGGAAGCTGTCAAGCTAAATGAATATCAAGTTTATACAAAACGAGCTGTCGTGAGTGATAAAAAGAAAAAAGCAATCTATTTAACGACGCTACAAAGTGCTTTAGAGGGTGATGTCCAATCGATTGAAGCTTAA
- a CDS encoding ATP-grasp domain-containing protein produces the protein MNFILISPYYPSNFQAFAHRLKDAGVTVLGVGEEPYDQLGPYLQNALTEYYRVNNLEDLDEVKRAVAFLFYKHGPIDRIESNNEHWLELDAELREQFNVYGNKTNDLKKVKYKSEMKKLFKKADVPVVEGRIVKTNIELYKAIDDLGLPVIAKPDNGVGSAATYKLSSEEDVRYFEEEWREAKVYFLEPYVEGGVLCTFDGLIDQEGNIVFQTSFTYNMPTLELVKGQLDMAYLIQKEIDPKLEAYGKRIVKAFGMKERFFHIEFFKLENGDYVALEYNNRLAGGYTIDMYNFAYSIDLFAQYASLVTGREFKKSDAENQFCVGITQRDAYEYQHDTNAIYERFGDRVKFEQRMPDAFAELQGNQFYAINAESHEEVDEIIRFVHKRKKEILLWI, from the coding sequence ATGAATTTTATTTTGATATCACCATATTATCCAAGTAATTTTCAGGCATTTGCTCATCGATTAAAAGATGCAGGTGTCACTGTTTTAGGGGTTGGTGAAGAGCCATATGACCAATTAGGTCCCTACTTACAAAACGCTTTAACAGAATATTATCGTGTGAATAATTTAGAAGATTTAGATGAAGTGAAACGTGCTGTTGCCTTTTTATTTTATAAACATGGTCCAATTGACCGCATTGAATCCAATAACGAACATTGGCTAGAACTTGATGCCGAGTTGCGTGAGCAATTTAACGTGTACGGCAATAAAACGAATGACTTGAAAAAAGTTAAGTATAAATCTGAAATGAAGAAGCTGTTTAAAAAAGCAGATGTGCCTGTTGTAGAAGGAAGAATCGTTAAAACTAATATTGAGTTATATAAAGCCATTGACGACTTAGGACTGCCTGTTATCGCTAAACCGGACAATGGAGTTGGATCAGCTGCAACCTATAAATTAAGTTCAGAAGAGGATGTACGTTATTTTGAAGAAGAATGGAGAGAAGCAAAAGTGTACTTCTTAGAACCATATGTCGAAGGAGGCGTGCTTTGTACATTTGATGGTTTAATAGACCAGGAAGGGAACATTGTATTCCAAACAAGCTTTACATATAATATGCCAACTCTGGAACTCGTTAAGGGTCAGTTGGATATGGCTTATTTGATTCAGAAGGAAATTGATCCAAAGCTCGAAGCTTATGGAAAGAGGATTGTGAAAGCTTTTGGCATGAAAGAACGCTTTTTCCATATTGAATTTTTCAAATTAGAAAATGGGGATTATGTTGCACTCGAATATAATAACCGCTTGGCTGGCGGCTACACGATTGATATGTACAATTTTGCATACTCCATTGATTTATTTGCTCAGTATGCTTCTCTTGTGACAGGAAGAGAATTTAAGAAGTCCGATGCCGAAAACCAGTTTTGTGTCGGTATAACACAGCGTGATGCTTATGAGTATCAACATGATACGAATGCCATTTATGAACGATTTGGCGACCGTGTAAAGTTTGAACAGCGCATGCCTGATGCATTTGCGGAACTCCAAGGAAATCAATTCTATGCGATTAATGCAGAATCGCATGAAGAAGTCGATGAAATTATCCGTTTTGTACATAAGCGAAAAAAGGAGATTCTCCTATGGATATAG
- a CDS encoding alpha/beta hydrolase yields the protein MTKNNLDFFGEVLMNRVRYEAIDDCERIIDGKMRDEESVKIHVTLSEKEKELTRIKIVDTTLNHLLWTLEHEKSLELVTHQLHMTYKNVKRRVRVLLPKNYDKDLTKNFPVVYMHDGQNVFFCSEAYSGYSWKVIHAIKLNPDLPKMIVVGIDNGEHDRINEYTPWKITESPLPEDIELGGRGMEFAEFVMQVVKPFIDKHYRTKSDKYHTAMIGSSLGGNISAYMGIRYKDKIGGLGIFSLANWITSKAFDSYIAREELDPEQRVYIQVGTQEGDDTDRQLMNGNMKQAYIDCSLKYYKQLIKGSVPIDSIHLNIFADEEHDEKAWGKHLPECLRFLSEKW from the coding sequence TTGACAAAAAATAACCTGGATTTCTTTGGTGAAGTGTTAATGAACCGAGTTCGTTATGAAGCTATTGACGACTGTGAAAGAATTATAGATGGAAAAATGAGAGATGAAGAAAGTGTGAAAATTCATGTTACATTATCAGAGAAAGAAAAAGAACTGACCAGAATTAAAATTGTGGATACCACTTTAAATCATTTATTGTGGACATTAGAACATGAAAAATCATTAGAATTAGTAACACATCAATTACATATGACTTATAAAAATGTTAAACGTCGCGTACGTGTTTTATTGCCGAAAAATTATGATAAAGATTTGACTAAAAACTTTCCGGTCGTCTATATGCATGATGGCCAGAATGTTTTCTTCTGTAGTGAAGCTTATAGTGGATATTCATGGAAAGTTATTCATGCAATTAAACTAAACCCAGATTTACCGAAGATGATTGTTGTTGGGATTGATAACGGTGAACATGATCGAATTAATGAATATACGCCTTGGAAAATTACTGAAAGCCCACTTCCCGAAGATATTGAACTAGGCGGAAGAGGCATGGAGTTTGCTGAGTTTGTCATGCAAGTCGTAAAGCCCTTTATCGATAAACATTACCGAACTAAATCGGATAAATACCATACAGCGATGATTGGCAGTTCACTAGGAGGAAATATTTCGGCCTATATGGGTATTAGGTATAAAGATAAAATTGGTGGTTTAGGGATTTTTTCTTTAGCCAATTGGATAACAAGTAAAGCCTTTGACAGTTATATTGCTAGAGAAGAGTTGGATCCTGAGCAACGCGTGTACATTCAAGTTGGGACTCAAGAAGGCGATGATACCGATCGACAATTGATGAACGGGAATATGAAGCAGGCATATATCGATTGCTCGCTTAAGTATTATAAACAACTGATAAAAGGCTCTGTTCCAATTGATAGCATTCATTTAAATATTTTTGCGGATGAAGAACATGATGAAAAAGCTTGGGGAAAACACTTGCCAGAATGTTTACGTTTCTTAAGTGAGAAATGGTAA
- a CDS encoding short-chain dehydrogenase has product MKSGIFYFISLIILSTVLFWFVGSLLKTNDPTIAFFLSMIVSHFILEKNEWVVDAYKESFLGKKTDYSNQDK; this is encoded by the coding sequence ATGAAATCTGGAATATTTTATTTTATTAGTCTAATTATTCTTTCTACTGTACTTTTTTGGTTCGTAGGAAGCTTGTTGAAAACAAATGACCCGACCATTGCTTTTTTTCTTTCAATGATAGTTAGTCATTTTATTTTGGAGAAAAATGAATGGGTAGTAGATGCCTATAAGGAGTCATTTCTTGGTAAAAAAACAGATTATAGTAACCAAGATAAATAG
- the fni gene encoding type 2 isopentenyl-diphosphate Delta-isomerase yields the protein MNQRDDVNKRKADHIQICLNDDVNGIGITTGFEQFSFIHQALPDLDFTEINVETFFLEKKVATPFLISSMTGGTEKAMTINQNLAIAAEEKGWSFGVGSGRAAVEDPERAYTFRIRKYAPSIPIIANVGAVQLNYGFGVDECKKIVDLVEADALVLHLNSLQELIQPEGNTNFRGLFQKIEELCKSFHLPIGVKEVGWGINSELAGRLFDVGISFIDVAGAGGTNWSQVEKLRSTDPLKRAVADAISGLGIPTSECLLDIKQNEGTGTLIASGGLGNGVEAAKAIALGADLAGFGRSILAEAVTSEKALIERFTQTEFELKAAMFSIGAASINELKNTSYIKRVRY from the coding sequence TTGAATCAACGTGATGATGTGAACAAAAGAAAAGCAGATCATATCCAAATTTGTCTTAATGACGATGTGAACGGGATAGGAATTACAACAGGCTTCGAGCAATTTTCATTTATCCATCAAGCTCTTCCTGATTTGGATTTTACAGAAATTAACGTCGAGACCTTTTTTCTTGAAAAGAAAGTGGCTACTCCATTTCTAATTAGCTCGATGACCGGAGGAACCGAAAAGGCGATGACAATTAACCAAAACCTCGCCATCGCAGCAGAAGAAAAAGGGTGGTCATTTGGCGTAGGATCTGGAAGAGCTGCAGTCGAAGATCCTGAAAGAGCCTATACCTTTCGAATACGAAAGTACGCACCCAGCATTCCGATTATTGCGAATGTGGGGGCTGTGCAACTTAATTATGGCTTCGGTGTTGATGAATGCAAAAAAATTGTAGATTTAGTGGAGGCTGATGCGTTAGTTCTACATTTAAACAGTCTGCAGGAATTAATTCAGCCTGAAGGAAATACAAACTTCCGTGGGTTATTTCAAAAAATTGAAGAGCTATGTAAATCCTTCCACCTTCCAATCGGTGTGAAAGAGGTAGGGTGGGGAATAAATAGTGAATTGGCTGGGCGATTATTTGATGTGGGCATTTCATTTATAGATGTGGCTGGTGCAGGTGGAACGAACTGGAGTCAGGTCGAAAAACTTCGCTCCACCGATCCGTTAAAACGAGCTGTAGCTGATGCGATTAGTGGCTTAGGTATTCCAACGTCGGAGTGTCTTCTGGATATAAAGCAAAATGAAGGTACCGGTACGCTCATTGCTAGTGGCGGGCTGGGCAATGGAGTAGAGGCTGCAAAGGCTATTGCGCTAGGTGCTGATCTTGCTGGCTTTGGCAGGTCTATTCTTGCAGAAGCCGTAACGTCGGAAAAGGCGTTAATCGAGCGTTTTACTCAAACAGAGTTCGAATTAAAGGCTGCGATGTTTAGCATTGGAGCTGCTTCCATA